From Mustela erminea isolate mMusErm1 chromosome 1, mMusErm1.Pri, whole genome shotgun sequence, a single genomic window includes:
- the CAPS gene encoding calcyphosin gives MRHWHSEGYSWGPSQSPEPPSLSNRPARQDALPTLGRTGRSQRSGCLDCRTVAGQVSRQVDKAGSWHRTRAWSAEWESFLELSPGQLPSARPAMDAVDATVEKLRAQCLSRGALGIQGLARFFRRLDRDRSRTLDSGELQRGLAELGLVLDAAEAEGVCRRWDRDGSGTLDLEEFLRALRPPMSPAREAVIAAAFAKLDRSGDGVVTVDDLRGVYSGRAHPKVRSGEWTEEEALRRFLDNFDSSEKDGQVTMAEFQDYYSGISTSMDTDEEFVAMMTSAWQL, from the exons ATGAGGCACTGGCACAGTGAGGGTTACAGCTGGGGCCCCTCCCAGTCTCCTGAGCCACCATCCCTTAGCAACAGGCCTGCCAGGCAGGACGCGCTGCCAACGCTGGGTAGAACAGGCAGGAGCCAGAGGAGTGGCTGTCTGGACTGCAGGACAGTTGCCGGCCAGGTGAGCAGGCAGGTGGACAAGGCAGGCTCGTGGCACCGGACCAGAGCCTGGTCAGCCGAGTGGGAGTCCTTCCTCGAACTCTCCCCCGGCCAGTTGCCCAGCGCCCGACCCGCCATGGATGCTGTGGACGCCACCGTGGAGAAGCTCCGGGCACAGTGCCTGTCCCGAGGGGCCTTGGGCATCCAGGGCCTGGCCAG GTTTTTCCGCCGCCTGGACCGGGACAGGAGCCGGACCCTGGACTCGGGGGAACTCCAGCGGGGCCTGGCTGAGCTAGGGCTGGTGCTGGACGCGGCCGAAGCAGAGGGCGTGTGCAGGCGCTGGGACCGTGATGGCAGCGGGACGCTCGACCTGGAGGAGTTCCTGAGGGCACTGCGG CCCCCCATGTCCCCAGCTCGGGAGGCGGTCATTGCAGCTGCCTTTGCCAAGCTGGACCGCAGCGGGGATGGTGTGGTGACCGTGGACGACCTCCGGGGAGTGTACAGTGGCCGCGCCCACCCCAAGGTGCGAAGTGGGGAGTGGACCGAGGAGGAGGCGCTCCGCCGCTTCCTGGACAACTTCGACTCCTCCGAGAAGGACGGGCAG GTCACGATGGCTGAATTCCAGGACTACTACAGCGGCATAAGCACCTCCATGGACACAGATGAGGAGTTTGTGGCCATGATGACCAGTGCCTGGCAGCTGTGA